The following are from one region of the Methanoculleus caldifontis genome:
- a CDS encoding ATP-binding protein, whose amino-acid sequence MLPVGSPATGDDFVDRERETAFILSTIKNDHVMLVAPRRFGKTSIMRKIERDLASRDQSCVFLEVESVNSPGEFITDLVTALVECEGASPGARISSALGKAFALVQENIDEIETPAFRAKLRGRLRAEFSDDWHEKAKKVDEIFAGLTGPVCIILDEFPVAIQNMEREDARKFLQWFRRLRQVSAGVRFIVGGSVSIDHVVYHIGGTPVINDFRRVTIGGFSEDVALSVVERVFRGEGWEYSPEIGRAVLDCVGEPYIPYFLMIVLSGLKEEADISGGVPSPALVERVYSRRILGSEGRHYFEHYSRRLQTTYSGQEAKAARAILSRVSLAESLPAGIAYEIFRQSTASESEDAFRALLAQLNHDFYVTSETPGELRFYSKMLRDWWRIYYAGTW is encoded by the coding sequence ATGCTGCCCGTAGGAAGCCCCGCAACAGGAGACGACTTCGTCGACCGCGAACGTGAGACCGCGTTCATCCTGAGCACCATCAAGAACGACCACGTCATGCTCGTCGCCCCCCGGCGGTTCGGCAAGACCTCGATCATGCGAAAGATCGAGAGAGACCTCGCGAGCAGAGACCAATCGTGCGTATTCCTTGAGGTCGAGAGCGTCAACTCCCCGGGGGAGTTCATCACCGATCTCGTCACGGCGCTCGTCGAGTGCGAGGGGGCGAGCCCCGGAGCCCGGATCTCCTCGGCGCTCGGCAAGGCGTTTGCCCTGGTGCAGGAGAATATCGACGAGATCGAGACCCCGGCCTTCAGGGCAAAGCTCCGGGGCCGGCTGCGAGCGGAGTTCTCGGACGACTGGCACGAGAAGGCAAAGAAGGTGGATGAGATCTTTGCAGGGCTCACCGGGCCGGTCTGCATCATCCTCGACGAGTTTCCGGTTGCCATACAGAATATGGAGAGAGAGGATGCGAGGAAGTTCCTGCAGTGGTTCCGGCGGCTGCGGCAGGTCTCGGCAGGGGTGAGGTTCATCGTCGGGGGCTCGGTCAGCATCGACCACGTCGTCTACCATATCGGCGGGACCCCGGTCATCAACGACTTCCGGAGAGTCACCATCGGCGGGTTCAGCGAAGATGTCGCGCTCTCCGTCGTCGAACGCGTCTTTCGGGGAGAAGGGTGGGAGTATTCGCCGGAGATCGGGCGGGCGGTTCTCGACTGCGTGGGCGAGCCCTACATCCCCTACTTCCTCATGATCGTCCTCTCCGGCCTGAAGGAAGAGGCGGATATCTCCGGAGGGGTGCCCTCCCCGGCGCTGGTCGAGCGGGTCTACAGCAGGAGGATCCTCGGCAGCGAGGGGCGCCACTACTTCGAGCACTACTCGCGCCGCCTCCAGACGACCTACTCCGGGCAGGAGGCGAAGGCCGCCCGCGCCATCTTAAGCAGGGTGAGTCTCGCGGAGTCCCTGCCCGCGGGTATCGCCTACGAGATCTTCCGGCAGAGCACCGCGTCGGAGAGCGAGGATGCGTTCAGAGCGCTGCTGGCACAACTGAACCACGACTTCTACGTCACTTCGGAGACCCCTGGCGAGTTGCGGTTCTACTCAAAGATGCTCCGGGACTGGTGGAGGATCTATTATGCCGGCACCTGGTAG
- a CDS encoding AAA family ATPase, translating to MPAPGRCYRYFPAALERETLEHLLVGRQELLESLFYEADRASASRTPRFFLLVGSRGAGKSHLMSLLCRRIRDELSGLVIPVDLAEEEYSIFRASDFFLRVLAGMGVETSDVAALGEDSLVREAAVERIAAAAGERQVVVFVENIHEVFDQMERREVRALRSVFQRTDYLSVIASAPSLFPGVLDHEEPFYNFFRVFHLRELDCAESKDLMRRVAEVDGDTAFIENFGDYEPGIEALRHLIGGNPGLVIRLYEILSQCGAGRAAEAFFRLADEQTPYYREVFRRLPGQRRLILDTILTAETPLTPKDVAERARLNLATVNAQLRRLEAEGYVVSRPMKKRTTYEARDRLFSLWRAMRRPAGRDRVFVLIGFLEAWHGHPAAVDIPYRGASGVMEGVALPDRIAAGRREDVLAGLKEAGEEPDDPDRLARSVEITLDLAGEELLAGNRANGLSLIRLAYAHAGRLDPATARRMTAGFLKRLIGAGEVSAVGSAVREIVLSGGAGYEGFLKPVADAVAIVEAKDTRLYYTRLQPEERAVVAGIVREITGSEELGAGV from the coding sequence ATGCCGGCACCTGGTAGGTGTTACCGCTACTTCCCCGCGGCCCTTGAAAGGGAGACGCTCGAGCACCTTCTCGTCGGCCGGCAGGAACTCCTGGAGAGCCTCTTTTACGAAGCGGACCGGGCGTCCGCGAGCAGAACGCCGCGGTTCTTCCTCCTGGTCGGGTCCCGGGGCGCCGGGAAGTCCCACCTGATGAGCCTGCTCTGCCGGAGGATACGCGACGAACTCTCCGGCCTGGTGATCCCGGTAGACCTTGCAGAGGAAGAGTACTCGATATTCAGGGCGTCCGACTTCTTTCTCCGGGTGCTCGCGGGGATGGGGGTCGAGACCTCCGACGTGGCCGCGCTCGGCGAGGATTCGCTGGTCCGCGAGGCCGCGGTCGAGAGGATCGCCGCAGCGGCCGGGGAGCGGCAGGTCGTGGTCTTCGTCGAGAACATCCACGAGGTCTTTGACCAGATGGAGAGGCGCGAGGTCCGGGCGCTGCGGTCGGTCTTCCAGCGGACAGATTATCTCTCGGTCATTGCGTCGGCACCGTCGCTCTTCCCCGGAGTCCTCGACCATGAGGAACCGTTTTACAACTTCTTCCGGGTCTTTCACCTCCGGGAGCTCGACTGCGCCGAATCAAAGGACCTCATGCGGAGGGTCGCGGAGGTCGACGGCGATACCGCCTTCATCGAGAACTTCGGGGACTACGAGCCCGGCATCGAGGCGCTCCGGCACCTCATCGGCGGCAACCCGGGGCTGGTGATCCGGCTGTACGAGATCCTCTCGCAGTGCGGGGCCGGCAGGGCGGCGGAGGCCTTCTTCAGGCTGGCGGACGAGCAGACGCCCTACTACCGGGAGGTCTTCCGGAGGCTTCCGGGGCAGCGGCGGCTCATCCTCGATACGATCCTCACCGCAGAGACCCCGCTCACCCCGAAAGACGTCGCAGAGCGCGCCCGGCTGAACCTCGCGACGGTGAACGCGCAGCTCCGGAGGCTGGAGGCCGAGGGCTACGTCGTCTCCCGCCCGATGAAGAAGAGGACGACCTACGAGGCCCGGGACCGGCTTTTTTCGCTGTGGCGGGCGATGCGGAGGCCGGCCGGCCGTGACCGGGTGTTTGTCCTCATCGGATTTCTGGAGGCCTGGCATGGGCATCCGGCGGCCGTCGATATACCATACCGGGGGGCATCGGGCGTTATGGAGGGCGTTGCCCTGCCGGACCGGATCGCGGCCGGGAGGCGGGAGGATGTTCTGGCGGGATTAAAGGAGGCCGGGGAAGAACCCGACGACCCGGACCGGCTGGCGCGGTCCGTGGAGATCACGCTCGATCTCGCGGGGGAGGAGCTGCTGGCCGGGAACCGGGCAAACGGCCTCTCGTTAATCAGACTGGCATATGCGCACGCGGGCCGCCTGGACCCGGCAACGGCACGGAGGATGACGGCAGGGTTCCTGAAGCGGCTAATCGGGGCGGGGGAGGTCTCCGCTGTCGGGAGCGCCGTCCGCGAGATCGTTCTATCCGGGGGCGCCGGGTACGAGGGGTTCTTGAAGCCGGTCGCGGATGCCGTGGCGATCG